In one Lolium rigidum isolate FL_2022 chromosome 3, APGP_CSIRO_Lrig_0.1, whole genome shotgun sequence genomic region, the following are encoded:
- the LOC124695581 gene encoding uncharacterized protein LOC124695581 has protein sequence MAGGLPALMARAVPSPAAIPAAAMPAAEVAAAEVVRRVHPTDASERRRAQVVEYARRIVGTALGCEVFLFGSVPLKTYLPDGDIDLTVIGNTSRNSTFIDDIYYILGSGEQNTDAEFEVKDLEHIDAEVRLIKCTIGNIIVDISFNQTGGICALCFLELVDRKVGKNHLFKRSIILIKAWCYYESRLLGAHHGLISTYALEILILYIFNLFHKSLHGPLEVLYRFLEYFSKFDWDNYCISLNGPVAVSSLPNLIVEGTNVPGDDLLFDKEFLEESVEKAFVQPRNFDARCTKFRVKHLNIIDPLKECNNLGRSVNRANFNRIRTAFSFGARKLGQILMLQPEHIPGDIFVFFKNTLERNESGVRADSAHVGASHSQPFLDSSKQLVGDLSCMHISSKKDQNLSPLCVAKSLAKNRSSVKVNVPTQGGCFPGDESLAPRIDLSARSSHCVHDKPKKPSYVFHEYRNGASEQYYAGHEMEGQVSRLTAETSMDDKSLIQPHIRANYSPRILNSADSSYLRLPNPGPVNKKKLNGISLHVEKHHLPPLSLLNLPDLSGDLESQLRCLRQVQYNLEYLFDELLQSVKEASSDGNVDQDLFDILNRSILLSTDMTLPGLMLPSYTETDGRKLSPVSSHSTEVSQQSQDEDHWGAVFDLNACGIDVPSNGLSPSYFADSDISVSWCPTLEAVPTMHGTGLYTREKHIASIRENGKTLINQSVKTKNSHAAVPKRSFVPYKEQLAPDSVTNGVRISQPLRIDNGLNGYNCSGREMIEKHNGQTQNGCVKPHYEARHVQRYYGDVCSNKSFLQKQNYNTGRECVRPASAEHQQPEVQGTPDVGAYLNNTLAGKQIYDTHKGHNILNQSMHRRLTSEPLRPQSNVQSRGFSKKNPATKINCDNRSEHLSSVRGTRHVPNGQVVNIPNGSVKEVKLNEGVIANGSKPRPLLTNIVIPHDSRNSQRMLLASSTSRPFFPARKGYSQPGALNTEPDRIIEFGSFGPFSLTSPSPKADKAPSTPSSSKASADSASVLSSNGSASVLPSNGSASVLPSNGSASVLPSNGAGSTQSRSSGFYRIEDEDQFPPLHARTRKDLQ, from the exons ATGGCGGGCGGACTGCCGGCGCTGATGGCGCGGGCCGTGCCTTCGCCCGCCGCGATCCCGGCCGCCGCCATGCCCGCCGCCGAGGTGGCGGCCGCCGAGGTCGTGCGCCGCGTGCACCCCACCGACGCCTCCGAGCGCCGCCGCGCCCAGGTCGTCGAATACGCGCGCAGGATCGTCGGCACCGCGCTAGGATGCGAG GTCTTTCTATTTGGTTCGGTTCCGTTGAAGACTTACCTTCCCGATGGGGACATTGATCTAACTGTAATTGGAAATACATCTCGCAATAGTACTTTTATTGATGATATTTACTACATCCTTGGGTCGGGGGAGCAGAACACTGACGCTGAATTTGAAGTCAAGGACTTGGAACACATCGATGCAGAG GTCAGACTCATTAAATGCACTATCGGAAATATTATCGTCGACATCTCATTCAACCAAACTGGTGGAATCTGTGCGCTCTGCTTCCTTGAGCTG GTTGACCGTAAAGTTGGGAAGAATCATCTATTTAAAAGGAGCATTATATTAATCAAGGCATGGTGTTATTATGAGAGTCGCCTACTAGGAGCTCATCATGGGCTTATATCCACTTATGCATTGGAAATACTTATCCTATACATCTTCAATCTATTCCACAAATCTCTCCATGGTCCCCTGGAG GTTTTGTATAGGTTTCTGGAATATTTTAGCAAGTTTGACTGGGACAACTATTGCATAAGTTTAAATGGACCTGTCGCTGTGTCGTCTTTGCCTAACCTAATTG TTGAAGGTACAAATGTACCTGGTGATGACTTGCTATTTGACAAAGAGTTCCTTGAGGAATCAGTGGAAAAAGCATTTGTACAGCCAAGAAACTTTGATGCACGCTGTACCAAATTCCGTGTGAAACATCTAAACATAATTGATCCACTGAAGGAGTGCAACAATCTTGGCAGAAGTGTGAACAGAG CTAATTTCAATCGTATTCGAACCGCATTCTCGTTTGGCGCTCGGAAGCTTGGTCAAATTCTTATGTTACAGCCAGAACATATTCCTGgtgatatttttgtattttttaaaaaCACTTTGGAGAGGAATGAAAGCGGGGTAAGGGCAGATAGTGCCCATGTTGGTGCATCTCATTCTCAGCCCTTCCTTGATTCCAGCAAGCAACTTGTGGGTGATctgtcatgcatgcatatttcTTCCAAGAAGGACCAGAACTTAAGTCCTCTTTGTGTTGCGAAGAGCTTGGCTAAGAACAGATCAAGTGTCAAAGTAAACGTGCCTACACAGGGTGGATGTTTTCCGGGAGATGAATCGTTGGCACCAAGGATTGATTTAAGTGCAAGGTCATCCCACTGTGTCCATGATAAACCAAAGAAACCCTCATATGTTTTTCACGAATATAGAAATGGTGCCAGTGAACAGTACTATGCGGGCCATGAAATGGAAGGACAGGTATCTCGCCTTACAGCTGAAACCTCTATGGATGATAAATCACTGATTCAGCCACATATTCGTGCAAACTATTCACCACGTATATTGAACTCTGCGGATAGCAGTTATTTGAGACTTCCAAATCCTGGTCCAGTGAACAAGAAAAAATTGAATGGAATTTCTCTCCATGTGGAAAAACACCATCTTCCTCCACTCTCACTGTTGAACTTGCCTGATCTATCAGGTGATTTGGAATCGCAGTTGAGATGCCTCCGTCAAGTTCAGTACAACTTAGAATACTTGTTTGATGAACTTTTGCAGTCTGTGAAAGAAGCATCTTCTGACGGTAATGTTGACCAGGATTTGTTTGACATTCTGAATCGTAGCATCCTGTTAAGTACTGATATGACGCTGCCAGGGCTGATGTTACCCTCATATACTGAAACTGATGGAAGGAAATTATCTCCAGTTTCTTCTCATAGCACTGAAGTTTCACAGCAATCACAGGATGAGGACCACTGGGGTGCGGTCTTTGATCTcaatgcctgtggaatagatgttcCATCAAATGGATTGTCTCCGTCTTATTTTGCTGATTCAGATATTTCTGTTTCTTGGTGCCCTACTTTGGAGGCTGTACCAACTATGCATGGAACTGGCCTATATACTCGTGAGAAG CATATAGCATCTATAAGAGAGAATGGAAAGACACTGATCAATCAATCAGTAAAGACTAAAAACAGCCATGCCGCGGTTCCGAAACGAAGTTTTGTTCCTTACAAGGAACAACTAGCGCCAGATAGTGTGACCAATGGAGTTAGGATAAGTCAGCCATTGAGAATTGATAATGGTCTAAATGGATATAACTGCTCAGGCAGGGAGATGATTGAAAAGCACAATGGTCAGACTCAAAACGGATGTGTCAAACCTCACTATGAAGCAAGGCATGTACAAAGGTACTATGGGGATGTCTGCTCGAACAAAAGCTTCTTGCAGAAGCAAAACTACAATACTGGTAGGGAGTGTGTACGACCAGCTAGTGCAGAACATCAGCAACCTGAAGTTCAGGGTACTCCAGATGTGGGCGCATACTTAAACAATACCTTGGCCGGAAAGCAAATCTACGACACTCATAAAGGGCATAACATACTCAACCAGTCAATGCATCGAAGGCTAACTTCTGAGCCATTAAGACCTCAAAGTAACGTACAGAGCAGGGGTTTCTCGAAGAAGAACCCGGCTACAAAAATAAATTGTGATAATCGCAGTGAGCACCTATCTTCTGTAAGAGGAACAAGGCATGTACCGAATGGCCAAGTTGTGAACATTCCAAATGGTTCAGTAAAGGAGGTTAAACTGAACGAAGGAGTGATTGCAAATGGAAGTAAACCAAGGCCATTATTGACAAATATTGTTATTCCTCATGATAGCAGGAATAGCCAACGGATGCTTCTGGCATCTAGTACTTCTCGCCCCTTTTTCCCTGCCAGAAAAGGATATTCTCAACCTGGAGCCTTGAATACAGAACCAGATAGGATTATTGAGTTTGGTTCTTTCGGGCCTTTTTCACTGACATCTCCCTCACCAAAGGCAGACAAGGCTCCCAGCACACCCTCCAGTAGTAAGGCATCTGCAGATTCTGCATCGGTGTTATCAAGCAATGGCTCTGCATCGGTGTTACCAAGCAATGGCTCTGCATCGGTGTTACCAAGCAATGGCTCTGCATCGGTGTTACCAAGCAATGGAGCCGGTTCGACCCAAAGCAG GTCGTCAGGATTTTACAGAATAGAAGATGAAGATCAGTTCCCACCTCTCCATGCCAGGACCCGGAAAGACTTACAGTAG